The proteins below come from a single Roseiflexus sp. RS-1 genomic window:
- a CDS encoding Eco57I restriction-modification methylase domain-containing protein, with amino-acid sequence MNAIITEGGLLPADILDAIAAGAVDGQRPEDFGMERTRTLSDRISTAWQAARAQWALFQTHLADLPPHDSTAAALTRDYWAIPLLRILGYTLERNRQAFVVAGRTYAISHRAGDADDAPPIHITGVRVSLDVRPPSPPRTPPRAEGTGGVRLSPHALVQEYLNATDHLWGIVTNGVRLRLLRESARFTRPTYVEFDLQAMLEGERFSDFALLYRLLHRSRLPQRAADAPECWLERYHQQALAQGGRVRDRLRDGVEQALKTLANGLLRHPANERLRRALASGDLTPQAFYRQVLRLVYRLLFLMVAEERALIAAAPPQSPPRAGGFGGVEGDADRALAIYHAHYSMARLRRLAEHAGVAASAGEGGYGDLWIGLLAAFRIFEGSVSHRFPIAPLDGDLFSETACPHLTAETRMANADLLAAIRALALYHDPESRTLRRVNYGALDVEELGSVYEALLDYRPVIAHAPAGSPDVRFDLIPGTERKTTGSYYTRPELVQELIASALEPVLAQRLASAGRDAAAREAALLSIRVCDPACGSGHFLLAAARRLGRELARIRAGDDEPSPAQFRHAVRDVIRRCIFGVDLNPLAVDLCKLALWIEGHAAGLPLSFLDHHIRCGNALVGATRALVAQGIPDEAYRPIHGDEKGIAAELRKRNRAERDAYTRDRAVQERMFADEPTDTPLARALAALDDLPDESVAAVRARAARYADLRRAHLRERARYDLWTAAFFQPLTRANAPWVPTSADVIDADPTSQKALLAGGLAQEIGFFHWELEFAQVFADRGGFDVVLGNPPWEMLNLIEREHFVDIPAIRDAPTGDARKKQIAAWRRGTPEQQRRIAQYDAALYRAEAESRFIHNSGRFSLTAVGRLNTYALFAELSRTLLAPDGRAGIIVPTGIATDDGAKAFFGDLIARQQIISLYDFENREKLFADVDSRYKFSLLTIGAAQAAPRFVFFATRVAHLRDERRVFSLTPTDLARINPNTRTAPLFRTRRDADLTAAIYARVPVLINETTGESPWGVTFRQGLFNMTSDSHLFRPVPAPAEARAGWGDHLPLYEAKLLHQFTHRWATYDGGAPREATAAELADPTWTITPRYLVPAAEVEARLAGRWERRWLLGWRDITNATNERTAIFSLLPRVGVGHTVPLMLFQTLRADLAACFLAVVNSLIFDWITRQKIGGTHLTYTYLTQLPVLPPEAFSAADIAFIVPRVVELVSTAWDVQPFAADVWAEADAGLRAAILAQHAENLRACAARTPPEIAAAVVAATADDAAPPPPFIWNDDRRARIRAELDARIARLYGVSRDDLRYILDPHDVEGPDFPGETFRVLKEKELRQYGEYRTRRLVLEAFSPSSPLPPSPARGQGGSVGRAEED; translated from the coding sequence ATGAACGCCATCATCACCGAGGGCGGGTTGTTGCCCGCCGACATCCTGGACGCGATTGCCGCCGGCGCGGTGGACGGGCAGCGTCCCGAAGATTTCGGCATGGAGCGGACGCGCACCCTCTCCGACCGTATTTCGACCGCCTGGCAGGCGGCGCGCGCGCAGTGGGCGCTCTTTCAGACGCACCTCGCCGATCTGCCGCCCCACGATTCGACCGCCGCCGCGCTCACCCGCGACTACTGGGCGATCCCCCTCCTCCGCATCCTCGGCTATACCCTGGAGCGCAACCGCCAGGCGTTCGTCGTCGCCGGGCGCACGTATGCCATTTCGCACCGCGCCGGCGACGCCGACGACGCGCCGCCGATCCATATCACCGGCGTGCGCGTCAGCCTCGATGTGCGCCCGCCCTCACCCCCCCGAACCCCCCCGCGCGCGGAGGGGACTGGGGGGGTGCGCCTGTCGCCCCACGCGCTGGTGCAGGAGTACCTCAATGCGACCGACCACCTGTGGGGGATCGTGACCAATGGCGTGCGCCTGCGCCTGCTGCGCGAATCGGCGCGTTTCACCCGCCCGACGTATGTCGAGTTCGACCTCCAGGCGATGCTGGAGGGGGAACGGTTCAGCGATTTCGCCCTGCTCTATCGCCTGCTCCACCGTTCGCGCCTGCCGCAGCGCGCCGCCGATGCGCCGGAGTGCTGGCTCGAACGCTACCATCAGCAGGCGCTGGCACAGGGCGGACGGGTGCGCGACCGCCTGCGCGACGGGGTGGAGCAGGCGCTGAAGACGCTGGCCAACGGCTTGCTGCGCCACCCCGCCAATGAGCGCCTGCGCCGCGCCCTCGCCAGCGGCGACCTGACCCCGCAGGCGTTCTACCGCCAGGTGTTGCGCCTGGTCTACCGCCTCCTCTTCCTGATGGTCGCCGAGGAGCGCGCCCTGATCGCCGCCGCACCCCCCCAGTCCCCCCCGCGTGCGGGGGGGTTCGGGGGGGTGGAAGGTGACGCCGACCGCGCGCTCGCCATCTACCACGCGCACTACAGTATGGCGCGGTTGCGTCGGCTGGCGGAACATGCCGGCGTCGCAGCGTCGGCGGGCGAGGGCGGGTACGGCGACCTCTGGATCGGACTGCTCGCCGCCTTCCGTATCTTTGAGGGGAGCGTCAGCCATCGCTTCCCGATCGCGCCGCTCGATGGCGACCTCTTCAGCGAAACGGCATGCCCCCACCTGACGGCGGAGACCCGCATGGCGAACGCCGACCTGCTCGCCGCCATCCGCGCCCTCGCGCTCTACCACGACCCGGAGAGCCGGACGCTGCGCCGGGTGAACTACGGCGCGCTCGATGTCGAAGAACTCGGCAGCGTCTACGAGGCGCTGCTCGACTATCGCCCGGTGATCGCCCACGCCCCGGCGGGATCACCCGACGTGCGCTTCGACCTGATCCCCGGAACGGAACGCAAGACGACCGGCAGTTACTACACCCGCCCGGAACTGGTGCAGGAACTGATCGCCAGCGCGCTGGAACCGGTGCTGGCGCAGCGCCTGGCGTCCGCCGGACGCGACGCTGCTGCGCGCGAAGCGGCGCTGCTCTCCATCCGCGTCTGCGACCCGGCGTGCGGATCGGGGCATTTTCTGCTCGCCGCCGCCCGGCGCCTGGGGCGCGAACTGGCGCGCATCCGCGCTGGCGATGATGAGCCGTCGCCGGCGCAGTTTCGCCACGCCGTGCGCGACGTGATCCGGCGCTGCATCTTTGGCGTTGATCTCAACCCGCTGGCGGTCGACCTGTGCAAACTGGCGCTGTGGATCGAAGGGCACGCCGCCGGGTTGCCGCTCAGTTTCCTCGACCACCACATCCGCTGCGGCAACGCGCTCGTCGGCGCCACGCGCGCCCTGGTGGCGCAGGGCATCCCCGACGAGGCGTACCGCCCGATCCACGGCGACGAGAAGGGGATCGCTGCGGAGCTGCGCAAACGCAACCGCGCGGAGCGCGATGCGTACACCCGCGACCGCGCCGTGCAGGAGCGCATGTTCGCCGACGAACCGACCGACACGCCCCTGGCGCGCGCGCTGGCGGCGCTTGACGACCTGCCGGACGAGAGTGTGGCGGCGGTGCGCGCCCGCGCCGCGCGTTACGCCGACCTGCGCCGGGCGCACCTGCGGGAGCGCGCCCGCTACGACCTGTGGACGGCGGCGTTCTTCCAGCCGTTGACGCGCGCCAATGCGCCGTGGGTTCCGACGAGCGCCGATGTCATCGACGCCGATCCGACCAGCCAGAAGGCGCTGCTGGCAGGGGGACTGGCACAGGAGATCGGCTTCTTCCACTGGGAGCTGGAGTTCGCCCAGGTCTTCGCCGACCGCGGCGGGTTCGACGTGGTGCTGGGCAACCCGCCGTGGGAGATGCTTAATCTCATTGAGCGCGAGCACTTCGTGGATATTCCGGCGATCCGCGATGCACCAACTGGGGATGCCCGCAAAAAACAGATCGCCGCCTGGCGGCGGGGAACGCCGGAGCAGCAGCGGCGCATCGCGCAGTACGACGCGGCGCTCTACCGTGCTGAGGCGGAGAGTCGATTCATCCACAATAGCGGGCGCTTCTCACTTACGGCAGTTGGGCGGCTAAACACCTACGCGCTCTTCGCCGAACTGAGCCGCACCCTGCTCGCGCCTGACGGGCGGGCGGGGATCATCGTGCCGACCGGCATTGCCACCGACGACGGCGCCAAAGCCTTCTTCGGCGACCTGATCGCCCGCCAGCAGATCATCAGCCTGTACGACTTCGAGAACCGCGAGAAACTCTTCGCCGATGTGGATAGTCGCTACAAATTCAGCCTGCTGACGATCGGCGCGGCGCAGGCAGCCCCGCGCTTCGTCTTCTTCGCCACGCGCGTGGCGCACCTGCGCGACGAACGGCGCGTCTTCTCGCTCACCCCTACCGACCTGGCGCGCATCAACCCCAACACCCGCACCGCGCCGCTCTTCCGCACCCGCCGCGACGCCGACCTGACCGCCGCAATCTACGCCCGCGTCCCGGTGCTGATCAACGAAACGACCGGAGAGAGTCCATGGGGAGTTACCTTCCGTCAGGGGTTGTTCAATATGACCAGCGACAGCCACCTGTTCCGTCCGGTTCCCGCGCCGGCGGAAGCGAGGGCGGGATGGGGCGATCACCTGCCGCTCTACGAAGCCAAGCTGCTGCACCAGTTCACCCACCGCTGGGCGACCTACGACGGCGGCGCGCCGCGCGAGGCGACCGCCGCCGAACTCGCCGACCCGACGTGGACGATCACGCCGCGCTACCTGGTTCCCGCCGCCGAGGTCGAGGCGCGCCTGGCGGGGCGCTGGGAACGGCGCTGGCTGCTGGGGTGGCGCGATATTACCAATGCCACGAATGAGCGCACCGCCATTTTCAGCCTGCTGCCGCGCGTGGGGGTGGGGCATACCGTGCCGCTTATGCTGTTCCAGACGCTGCGCGCTGATCTGGCAGCCTGCTTCCTGGCAGTCGTCAACAGTCTCATCTTTGACTGGATCACCAGGCAGAAGATCGGCGGCACGCATCTCACCTACACCTATCTGACCCAACTCCCCGTACTGCCGCCGGAGGCGTTCAGCGCGGCGGACATCGCCTTCATCGTGCCGCGGGTGGTGGAACTGGTCTCCACCGCGTGGGACGTGCAGCCCTTCGCGGCGGATGTCTGGGCGGAGGCGGATGCGGGGCTGCGGGCGGCGATCCTGGCGCAGCACGCGGAGAACCTGCGCGCCTGCGCTGCGCGCACGCCGCCGGAGATTGCCGCCGCCGTCGTTGCGGCGACGGCGGACGACGCCGCGCCGCCGCCGCCGTTCATCTGGAACGACGACCGGCGCGCGCGCATCCGCGCCGAGCTCGATGCGCGCATCGCGCGGTTGTACGGCGTCTCCCGCGACGACCTGCGCTACATCCTTGACCCGCACGACGTGGAAGGACCCGACTTCCCCGGCGAGACGTTTCGGGTGTTGAAGGAGAAGGAACTGCGGCAGTACGGCGAGTACCGCACCCGGCGGCTGGTGCTGGAGGCGTTTTCCCCCTCATCCCCCCTGCCCCCCTCGCCCGCACGCGGGCAAGGGGGGAGTGTGGGGCGGGCGGAGGAAGATTGA
- a CDS encoding helicase-related protein encodes MPRFAVGSLVRCREREWVVLPSQDDDLLLLRPLGGRASGVCGVFLPLEEHDVRPASFAPPDPAAMGDFEGGALLRDAARLSLRSGAGPFRCMGRLGFRPRPYQIVPLLMALRLDPVRLLIADDVGIGKTIEAALIARELFDRGEIARMAVICPPHLCDQWQRELQHKFALEATVVRASTAAALERRLPRGDVSIWEHFPFTIVSIDYVKNERRRDSFLRAAPELIIVDEAHAAIGMGDGAQQQRYALVRDLAARSDRHLILLTATPHSGVEHAFARLIGLIDPEFAAFDLDQLRDAERDRLARHFVQRRRADVQRWLGSNDVTPFPQRESTEVTYALPRASAYRALFDDVFAFTREQVRADHASPAAGRASDAQLRWRRRARYWAALALLRCVMSSPAAAERALRLRAADVAAPLRLTDADDERFDADLIRPFVIDPTDQEQAHDLEPAQTADLLAETDSSPSRSERARLERFAARAAALRGAEDPKLQRLIPLIQTLIDDGFNPIIYCRYIATADYVAAELARQFERIPAVRVMSVTGERSEEERDMMIAELERSPRRILVATDCLSEGINLQHSFDAVVHYDLPWNPNRLEQREGRVDRYGQRSAVVRTVLIYGQDNPMDEAVMKVLLRKAVRIHKTLGISVPLPVDSGTVVEALIAALFQPAVDQLTLFDSDRQAALLDESQELQRIELAWDRATRREQESRTRFAQRRIKPEEVARELEESDAALGDPAAVERFVIAACARLNAALTPVSGIRGATAPVFAVPLARLPAPVREPVAHLADADRNLLVTFTEPAPAGVEALERNHPLVVALTDYLLETALIPAGMMPADAMPVAARSGVIRTRAVTKRTCLLLLRVRMLIEHGHQRDTQPLLAEELIVTGFRGSPASLTWLDQAEALALLETAQPAENLPRDARLIALRAVLDALPALDAALDQISRERALRLRESHMRVWSQIGGTQRRCACTPAGPPDILGVYVLLPVLAT; translated from the coding sequence ATGCCCCGGTTTGCAGTCGGTTCACTGGTACGCTGTCGCGAACGCGAATGGGTGGTGCTCCCCTCGCAGGACGATGACCTGCTGCTGTTGCGTCCGCTCGGCGGGCGCGCATCCGGGGTATGCGGCGTCTTCCTGCCGCTCGAAGAGCACGATGTGCGCCCGGCGTCGTTTGCGCCGCCCGACCCGGCTGCGATGGGGGATTTCGAGGGTGGGGCGCTGCTGCGCGATGCGGCGCGCCTGAGCCTGCGCAGCGGCGCCGGTCCTTTCCGCTGTATGGGGCGGTTGGGGTTTCGTCCGCGTCCCTATCAGATTGTGCCGCTGTTGATGGCGCTGCGTCTCGACCCGGTGCGCCTGTTGATCGCCGATGATGTGGGGATCGGGAAGACGATTGAAGCGGCGCTGATCGCCCGTGAACTGTTCGACCGCGGTGAGATTGCGCGGATGGCGGTGATCTGCCCGCCCCATCTGTGCGATCAGTGGCAGCGTGAGTTGCAGCATAAGTTTGCGCTCGAAGCCACGGTGGTGCGCGCCAGTACCGCCGCTGCGCTTGAACGTCGCCTGCCGCGCGGCGATGTGAGCATCTGGGAACATTTCCCGTTCACGATTGTCAGTATCGATTATGTCAAAAATGAGCGCCGCCGGGATAGTTTCCTGCGCGCCGCGCCCGAACTGATCATTGTCGATGAGGCGCACGCCGCCATCGGCATGGGGGACGGCGCGCAACAGCAACGCTATGCGCTGGTGCGCGATCTTGCCGCGCGCTCCGACCGGCATCTGATCCTGTTGACGGCGACGCCGCACTCCGGTGTGGAGCACGCCTTTGCCCGCCTGATCGGGTTGATCGATCCGGAGTTCGCTGCGTTCGACCTCGACCAGTTGCGCGATGCGGAACGCGACCGGCTGGCGCGCCACTTTGTGCAGCGCCGCCGCGCCGATGTGCAACGCTGGCTCGGCAGCAATGATGTGACTCCCTTCCCGCAACGCGAGTCGACCGAGGTGACGTATGCTCTGCCGCGCGCTTCGGCGTACCGCGCGCTGTTCGATGATGTGTTCGCGTTTACCCGCGAACAGGTGCGCGCCGACCATGCATCACCGGCTGCCGGACGCGCTTCCGATGCGCAATTGCGCTGGCGACGCCGGGCGCGCTATTGGGCGGCGCTCGCCTTGCTGCGGTGCGTGATGAGCAGTCCGGCTGCCGCCGAACGCGCATTGCGCCTGCGCGCTGCGGATGTCGCTGCGCCGCTGCGCCTGACCGATGCCGACGACGAGCGGTTCGACGCCGATCTCATCCGCCCCTTCGTGATCGATCCGACCGACCAGGAGCAGGCGCACGACCTGGAGCCAGCACAGACGGCAGACCTGCTCGCCGAAACGGATTCCAGTCCATCCCGCAGCGAGCGCGCCCGCCTGGAACGCTTCGCGGCGCGCGCTGCCGCCCTGCGCGGCGCTGAAGACCCCAAACTCCAGCGGTTGATCCCGCTGATCCAGACGCTGATCGATGATGGGTTCAATCCGATCATCTACTGCCGCTATATCGCCACTGCCGATTATGTTGCGGCGGAACTGGCGCGGCAGTTCGAGCGCATTCCCGCTGTGCGGGTGATGTCGGTCACCGGCGAACGCTCCGAGGAGGAGCGCGACATGATGATTGCCGAACTGGAACGCAGTCCCCGGCGCATCCTGGTGGCGACCGATTGCCTCAGCGAGGGGATCAATCTGCAACATAGTTTCGATGCGGTGGTGCATTACGACCTGCCGTGGAACCCCAACCGCCTGGAACAGCGCGAGGGGCGGGTGGACCGCTATGGGCAGCGCAGCGCCGTTGTGCGCACGGTGTTGATCTACGGGCAGGACAACCCCATGGACGAGGCGGTGATGAAGGTGTTGCTGCGCAAGGCGGTGCGCATTCATAAGACGCTCGGCATCAGCGTGCCGTTGCCGGTGGATAGCGGCACGGTCGTTGAGGCGCTGATCGCGGCACTGTTCCAACCGGCAGTCGATCAACTCACCCTCTTCGATAGTGACCGGCAGGCGGCGCTGCTCGACGAATCGCAGGAGTTGCAGCGGATCGAACTGGCGTGGGATCGGGCGACGCGCCGGGAGCAGGAGAGCCGCACCCGTTTTGCGCAGCGGCGCATCAAGCCGGAAGAGGTGGCGCGTGAACTGGAAGAGAGCGATGCCGCGCTTGGCGATCCGGCGGCTGTCGAACGTTTCGTCATTGCGGCATGCGCCCGCCTGAATGCGGCGCTGACGCCGGTGAGCGGCATTCGTGGTGCGACGGCGCCGGTGTTCGCTGTGCCGCTGGCGCGCCTGCCCGCCCCGGTGCGTGAACCGGTTGCGCACCTGGCTGACGCCGACCGGAACCTGCTGGTGACCTTTACCGAACCGGCGCCCGCAGGGGTCGAGGCGCTCGAACGCAACCATCCGCTGGTCGTGGCGCTCACCGATTATCTGCTCGAAACTGCGCTGATCCCCGCCGGGATGATGCCTGCCGATGCCATGCCGGTTGCCGCTCGATCAGGGGTGATCCGCACCCGCGCAGTGACGAAACGCACCTGCCTGTTGCTGCTGCGGGTGCGGATGCTGATCGAGCATGGGCATCAGCGCGATACGCAGCCGCTCCTTGCCGAAGAACTGATCGTGACCGGCTTTCGCGGCAGCCCCGCCAGCCTGACCTGGCTCGATCAGGCGGAGGCGCTGGCGTTGCTCGAAACAGCGCAACCCGCCGAAAATCTGCCCCGCGATGCGCGCCTGATCGCGCTGCGCGCCGTCCTCGACGCATTGCCCGCGCTCGACGCCGCGCTCGACCAGATCAGCCGCGAACGCGCGCTGCGCCTGCGTGAATCTCATATGCGCGTCTGGTCGCAGATCGGCGGGACGCAACGACGCTGTGCCTGTACGCCTGCCGGACCGCCCGACATCCTGGGGGTGTATGTGCTGTTGCCGGTGCTGGCGACCTGA
- a CDS encoding heavy metal translocating P-type ATPase, with protein MSTQELITQLRTRPGVLAVHYDEQERVLTLRYDGGRVNVADIEALARSAGATLRMLPAETRPLTPEEAELAALPWMIRLTTLTLVMVIVGWVVEDFTTLPRWVAWLSYAVAYASGGFYSIQEAWETLRKRQFDVNFLMIVAAVGAAIVGQPREGAILMFLFSLSGTLETYAMGRTHASIRALLDMTPKEAEVYRDGTLVRVPVEEVQVGEIVLVRPGAQVPADGVVVRGESALNEASITGESMPVEKRPGAKVFAGTINGQGALEVRVTTSVENSTLARIVQVVREAREQKAKSQDFTDRVIGQYYAYAVVGLTLLAIIVPLLFLGWDLKTTLYRAMTLMVVASPCALVISIPAALLSALASAARGGVLFKGGRHLEAAAQVRVVAFDKTGTLTTGRPGVVAVIPVDGAPASLEEAFIGVDAPEHPAQAIPDDQIGPLTPEQRWLLALAAAIERPSEHPLARAIVRGADERGLPVIEASGFEALTGAGAAATIHGQRLTIGRPMLFDLSPDLMEQIATQQELGRTVVALGSGRTVWGIIAIADTVRPEAAAAVARLKRTGIERVVLLTGDNHQVAQAIGQALGVDEVHAELLPEQKVAVLRELEQRYGPVAMIGDGVNDAPALASATLGVAMGAAGTDVALESADMLLMSDDLSRLPGALRLARRARAIVRQNLAFAFTVIAVLMVFAMFGAIPLTLGVIGHEGSTLIVVANGLRLLAERIQHG; from the coding sequence ATGTCAACCCAAGAACTCATCACCCAACTTCGCACCCGCCCTGGGGTGCTTGCCGTTCATTACGACGAGCAGGAACGTGTGTTGACCTTGCGGTATGACGGCGGTCGCGTCAATGTAGCAGATATCGAGGCGCTCGCCCGCAGCGCCGGTGCGACGCTGCGCATGCTGCCCGCCGAAACCCGCCCGTTGACGCCGGAAGAGGCGGAACTGGCGGCGTTGCCCTGGATGATCCGCCTGACCACGCTGACCCTGGTGATGGTCATTGTCGGCTGGGTCGTCGAGGATTTCACGACGCTGCCACGATGGGTCGCCTGGCTGTCGTATGCCGTTGCGTATGCCAGCGGCGGGTTCTACAGCATCCAGGAGGCCTGGGAAACGCTGCGCAAGCGTCAGTTCGATGTCAACTTTTTGATGATTGTTGCAGCGGTTGGCGCCGCGATTGTCGGGCAACCCCGCGAGGGCGCTATTCTGATGTTCCTGTTTTCGCTCTCTGGTACGCTCGAAACATATGCGATGGGGCGCACCCACGCTTCCATCCGTGCACTGCTCGATATGACGCCGAAAGAAGCGGAGGTGTACCGCGATGGAACTCTCGTTCGCGTGCCGGTCGAGGAGGTGCAGGTCGGCGAGATTGTGCTGGTGCGCCCCGGTGCGCAGGTCCCCGCTGATGGCGTGGTTGTGCGCGGCGAGTCGGCGCTGAACGAAGCGTCGATCACCGGCGAGTCGATGCCGGTTGAGAAACGACCCGGTGCGAAGGTGTTTGCCGGGACGATCAACGGGCAGGGCGCACTTGAGGTGCGCGTAACGACTTCCGTCGAAAACTCGACGCTGGCGCGGATCGTGCAGGTGGTGCGCGAGGCGCGTGAACAGAAGGCGAAGAGTCAGGATTTCACCGACCGGGTGATCGGTCAGTACTATGCCTATGCGGTGGTCGGGCTGACGCTGCTGGCGATCATTGTTCCGCTGCTGTTCCTGGGATGGGATCTGAAGACAACCCTCTACCGTGCGATGACGTTGATGGTCGTGGCGTCGCCGTGCGCCCTGGTCATTTCAATCCCGGCGGCGCTCCTCTCTGCGCTTGCTTCCGCAGCCCGCGGCGGCGTTCTGTTCAAAGGCGGGCGGCACCTGGAAGCAGCAGCGCAGGTGCGGGTCGTGGCGTTCGACAAAACCGGCACCCTCACCACCGGACGCCCTGGCGTCGTGGCGGTCATTCCGGTCGATGGCGCCCCTGCCAGCCTGGAAGAGGCGTTTATCGGCGTCGATGCACCAGAACATCCGGCGCAAGCGATCCCTGATGACCAGATCGGACCGTTGACACCCGAACAGCGCTGGTTGCTGGCGCTGGCAGCCGCCATCGAACGCCCGTCGGAGCACCCGCTGGCGCGGGCTATTGTGCGCGGCGCCGATGAGCGCGGTCTGCCGGTGATCGAGGCGTCGGGCTTCGAGGCGTTGACCGGCGCCGGCGCGGCGGCAACCATCCACGGGCAGCGCCTGACGATTGGACGCCCGATGCTGTTCGACCTGTCGCCAGACCTGATGGAGCAGATCGCTACACAGCAGGAACTGGGGCGAACGGTCGTGGCGTTGGGAAGCGGGCGCACAGTGTGGGGCATCATTGCAATCGCCGACACAGTGCGCCCCGAAGCAGCGGCGGCAGTCGCCCGGTTGAAGCGCACCGGCATCGAGCGGGTGGTGCTGCTGACCGGCGACAATCATCAGGTGGCGCAGGCGATCGGGCAGGCGCTCGGTGTGGACGAGGTGCACGCTGAGTTGCTCCCGGAGCAGAAAGTCGCCGTGCTGCGCGAACTTGAGCAACGCTACGGACCGGTCGCCATGATCGGCGATGGCGTCAATGACGCGCCTGCGCTGGCAAGCGCGACGCTCGGCGTGGCTATGGGCGCTGCCGGGACCGATGTGGCGCTGGAGAGCGCCGACATGCTGTTGATGAGCGACGATCTGAGTCGTCTGCCGGGGGCATTGCGGCTGGCGCGGCGCGCGCGGGCCATCGTGCGCCAGAACCTGGCATTCGCTTTTACCGTGATAGCGGTGCTGATGGTCTTCGCCATGTTCGGCGCCATTCCTCTGACCCTTGGCGTTATCGGGCACGAGGGGAGCACACTGATCGTCGTGGCGAATGGTCTGCGGTTGCTGGCGGAACGAATTCAACACGGATGA
- a CDS encoding TrmB family transcriptional regulator → MDVIEQLTALGFTEYEAKVYLALLHEHPVTGYQVGKLAGVPRSMVYEALGRLEARGAVLKSFDEKATLYRPVSPDMLLDRYEQGLRQRVAELRASLVPLYRPRDEGRLWNFSGRREALHYAREMIERAQVELMLVLTDDDVTELRAALTDAHARGVRLGVILTGNAAFDLGQVVRHPHLETTLHQMEETLIIVADDRECLIASGHATTSATVTTNPNMVSLAHQFVWMELFAQRIFARLGDDLLARLDPEDRRVLQQEGDA, encoded by the coding sequence ATGGACGTGATCGAACAATTGACGGCGCTTGGTTTCACCGAGTACGAGGCGAAGGTCTACCTGGCGCTGCTCCACGAACATCCGGTCACCGGCTATCAGGTCGGGAAACTGGCCGGCGTGCCGCGTTCGATGGTCTATGAGGCGCTGGGACGCCTCGAGGCGCGCGGCGCGGTGCTGAAGAGTTTCGATGAGAAAGCCACACTCTATCGCCCGGTGTCGCCCGATATGCTGCTCGACCGGTATGAGCAGGGGCTGCGTCAGCGCGTCGCCGAACTGCGCGCCAGCCTGGTGCCGCTCTACCGCCCGCGCGACGAAGGCAGGCTGTGGAATTTTAGCGGTCGCCGGGAGGCGTTGCACTATGCTCGCGAAATGATCGAACGCGCGCAGGTGGAACTGATGCTGGTGCTGACCGACGACGACGTTACTGAACTGCGTGCGGCGCTGACCGACGCGCACGCGCGCGGGGTGCGACTTGGCGTCATCCTGACCGGAAACGCGGCTTTTGATCTCGGTCAGGTGGTGCGGCATCCGCACCTCGAAACCACGCTGCATCAGATGGAAGAAACGCTGATTATCGTGGCGGATGACCGTGAGTGCCTGATTGCCAGCGGTCATGCCACGACGTCGGCAACGGTCACGACCAACCCGAATATGGTCTCGCTTGCCCATCAGTTCGTCTGGATGGAACTGTTCGCTCAACGGATTTTTGCGCGCCTGGGAGATGACCTGCTGGCGCGCCTGGACCCTGAAGATCGTCGTGTCCTTCAACAGGAGGGGGATGCATAG